ttttatattagtaaaaaaatctaacaattttaaatgaagacaaatatattaatttaattaatacaacaattaaatgaaaagaattgattaaaaaatgtaaaagtctTTACActcaattaacaaaaaaaattaataaaaattaatataaaaacatcTAAGAGACCTTACTCTTAGTTTTATACTtatatttcttatataatttttatataatatttcctAAAATTGAAGTGAATGTAAATATTGTCCCAAAATTGTGATGATCGACGAAACATTACTCACATAATAACTGAAACTCGATAGTAATATTTAGGAGTGATTCGTTGTACCATTATCActgaagagaagaaaaacaagTTACGTGGTTTCTCTCTTCAGATCTGTCTCACTCTTTCACTCTCATTTTTTCACGCGTTTGAAAAGTCCTACAAACTTTCGTTACTTCTCAAACATTGTCGTGCTGAATTACTGCATCTTTTCTTACTTTCCTTCTTTGCAGCTTCATTTTCTGCAAGATGGATCCGTCGTCATTGCTGTTTAGTCACCTCAAGGTTCGTCTTTTTCTCGCTGATTATGAGTCTCTGGACTTTGAATTTTTCTGGGTCATTGGTACAAccttttttttctgattttttttatggtttgtGTTTCTTGGAATTTCATCAGGGTGCAGACCCGTTCTTCCTGCTAGCGGGACCTAATGTGATTGAATCAGAGGATCACATTCTGCGGATGGCTAAGCACGTCAAGAGCATTGCAACTGAGTATGTAGCTATCTTTATTTAtgattaatgttatttttttttgtctctggGAAAATAAATGCCATTTGATGGAAATGCCTTAGGACATTGCTACTTAGCACTATGAATTATCAAACACTTATCAGGTGTTGATTTTAGAATAAAGTAGATTTTTTGCAACTCATCTTAGATGTTTCCTTTTCATGAGAAAAAGATGAATACTGGAGTAATACTCATCGGTTTGAAGCCAACTTTTGTTTTGTCTTCAGTATGAAGTTAAATACTTTCTCCTtgttaatatttaaagtaaaaagcAAATTAGAGTAACAATGGATAAGATTTATTTAGTTTGCGCATGATCTCgtgtttttttaatgtttacaGCTATCCCCTTATAGGGATACACACTATAATATGTTTTTTGGGTATCGAGGATGTTGATGTAGTATATTTCAAACAATTAGAGGGGTTCGTGTAAGATAAAAGAGGAAGGATTATTGGAGGGAATTAAACGAAGGTTATAAGTGTGATTGACTGTTAAAGTATGGGTATGAATATGGTAAGAACTAATTGAAAAACTGTAACATGACAATCACATGGTTTCCTGATGGTGCAGCAACTTACACATAATTGTCCAAGTAAAAATCGTGAATAAAAATGATTAGTAGATGTGATGTTAATTGTTGATGGCTAACAAGAATATATACGTGTCTTTCAGGGTTGGAATACCTTTGGTTTTCAAGTCAAGCTTTGACAAAGCTAACCgaacatcatcaaaatcatttCGTGGCCCGGGGATGGTTGAGGGATTAAAGGTTCATATTTCTGCTGTTTTGTTATGATAATATCCTTGTGGTTGGTTTCTTGAGGATTCTAGGTGTTGTAATTGTCCAATAACTTGAGACTATATTAGATCTGTGTAAATTTTTCATGACTTTAAAATAACCCCAAAAGATAGCTTGTAGCCAGAGGTGTTTAGTTTCCAAATCATAGTGAGGGTACTTTGGCCATATATCTTGCCAATAATTTTTAACACGGTCCTTTATGTTTTTTCTGGTTCCACCTATCCTCGAGATTCTGGAGTTAAATATTGTCAGAGTTGGAGGTAGCTTCTGTACACTTTATTGCAGGGCCTTGAAAAATCTCATCTTTCTAGTTTCCTTGTAAGGACATTCAAGGTTCTGAATTAGCAGTGATGTCACCTTGCAGTGCCAAAACAATGAGATACTATACTGGTGGTACTAGTCAAATTAGGAGTCATCTTTGTAGTATGTGGGAATTATACAGAAGTCTTACTTAGGAAGGAATTATTTATGACCTATATAGCCGTTGACACTGGCACTGGTACAGTAATAGACATTTTgtgtattttgtttaaaatgtaaGTTGCGTTACCTAAATCATCGTATTTGTGCTGGATAATGCTATTTTATCCTAGTTGAAcgttttccttttcttatttttctgttttattcTCAGATACTCGAGAAGGTTAAAATAGCTTATGACATCCCTATAGTGACGGATGTGCATGAGACCATCCAGGTAAAGTATTTAGTTTTATTGAATTCATGTTTCATGGCCTTCTTGCAGGGGTTGAGGATCATATATAGTACTGACATTATTTAGCATAGGCTAGTATGATTTGAATTATATGTTGTTTCAAAAGGATATCATTATATGTTTATTAGTGCTGAAATAGGAAAATggaaaaaagttttcttaattgcTTCGATAAATGCAATGTGCATCATGAAATAGTTGATACCTTGTTTAAATTCTTATATGTTATTTTCCCTGGTGTAATCAATTTACGTAGAAACAGTAACTTGAAAAACATTTTGCTCAGATCTTCCATTAGTATGAAACCATATCTTATACATCCGAGTTTGGCTCTCTTATTAACGCTGATATTTTCCTTAACAATTTGTTGTACCCatctaaatttgaaaattaaaatggtTAGCgcctttattattaaaaatttgtaatattatcaTATTGAATGATCAAATTTATACTTCCAGTTTATAATTGTGAATGGTGCGTGGTATTTTCTTATGTTAGATTCTGACTCGTAATCTACCTTGGACACATATATCTTTTTTGCCAGTGTGAAGCAGTTGGCAGAGTTGCAGATATCATTCAGATTCCCGCATTCCTGTGTCGCCAAGTAAATAGATATTGCATTCAATTTCATTATCCATTATAATGGGCAATTAAATTTAGTTGATGTGTCACCTTTACTTGTTTCATTCGTTTTGCTTCTAATGACAGACCGATCTTCTAGTTGCAGCAGCCAAAACTGGGAAAATTATCAACATTAAGAAGGGCCAGTTCTGTGCTCCTTCTGTTAGTATACTATCCAACTTTATGAGTTACAATTTCAATAGTTAGCAATGACTTAACTTAAGCCTGGGAATTAGTGTCTACTGACTTTTACCATTATTGTTTCGTTGTTTTCATGTCTATAGGTCATGGCAAATTCAGCTGAAAAAGTTCGGTTAGCTGGAAATCCTAATGTGATGGTTTGTGAGAGAGGAACAATGTTTGGATACAGTGAGTAAATAGCTACTATGTAGAGGTTTTCTGTATGTTTCTGAATTTTGTGAATCTTGCAAGAACCAGAATAATTGATGAGTAATTGCTTTTAAGTGGagaaaattaattgtttttcttttcattctctaATGCTTCATTTCTAGAGCATTTTGTTGTACTGCAAGATGTGATTTCACTAAGAAAATCCTATCAAGTGATGATAGTTATTGCTGTATGCCCACCTGTTGTATTTTCATAGTAGTCTTGTGTTCTTTTCACTTGTCTAATTTAACATTGCAATCTCAATTTTGTTTTCCTAATCTGTTATCTGCCTTCTTGGCCtctcatttttaatcaaaactTTTAATGTGTATATGATGTATAATATTGCCTTAGAAAAGCAATCATTGAAATCAGTTGCCTTTTGCATTTTTCTTTACAAAACCCAGAATTGATTAAAATCTTTTCCCTTTTCATGCAGATGATTTGATTGTTGATCCACGTAACTTGGAGTGGATGAGAGAAGCCAATTGTCCCATTGTAAGTAGACCTTTCTTTTATAGTATGTTTTaggataaaatatttgaatatttatatccTTTCTTATTAAATGAAAGGTTAAAGTGGAGAAGGGCAGTTTCTTCCAGCAGCTTTTCTTGATGGCATAGTCCCAATCAtttatttgatgaaaatattttagttgattGAATGACAAATCCCTGTGAACACAATCAACCTGATACACAACTTTTGATGTGGACGATGTTGCTTCAATTGCTTACCCTATGGACATTTTCTCTCATGCTCCTATCTCTCCTTTCTCTGCAACTCGTACTGACTTAGGATAAGGTTGATTCCATAGTTcctgaaaatatttttttcttcggCCGGATACATTACCCAGGTTTTAATATGTAGATGACTTTCATTAATAGTCTTTAGTAAATATCCCTAAAAAGCTAGAATTAGAgtgttttattttgaatataaaattcaaagaatTGATTCTTGTGTGGTTTAGAGGatctaattcattttttattgatcTTTTAGTCAAAGAGGtgtattaaaatttcatttttttgcaatctcaaattaatatattagttatttactcaattgatgaaattaaaaataagaaaaccaGAGTGCAtgcatttatttttagtatCTATAAGAGTGATACTTAATTTAGTTCTTTACTATATTCCCTTATCATGTAGAACTATTCTTTTACCCAGTCTTTtgtatcaatttaaatttcctCATGGTGAAGTTTCTTGCACCTATCTCTGATGCTGTTTAGTTTTTGGAAAACccaaatatttgatattggtGCTTGCCTTAGGTAGCTGATATAACACATTCGCTACAACAGCCTGCTGGAAAGAAGGTATGCTTACTATTGTTGACTCCCATATTTGTTTGAtattaacttcgttttgaacaGTCTATTTCATGTGATACTATTTTAGCTTGCAACATAAAATAGTGGAATAAACACTGCTGTAGTATTCGTGTTGACAGTATCTGTTAgaatatttgaattgttattttattttccaagtCTTATTATATTAGCAGTCTTTTTGGGCTATAAGCTTATTTAAGTTTGCTACACTAGAACATGACCGAGATTAAGAGTAAAATCATACAAGTTGGTTCTTTGCAGTTTGTATTTTCCAACACAGCACATTAATCTTCTATCAGCCATTGACAAGTTTTTTCCTCCCTTTCTCTTTCACATCAATTATCTCAATTTCAACCGtctcttttatatatttgcGTTTGGTATGTTGGTACGTGAATATAGCATAGGCCAAATGTCACTCAATTAATTTCGCTGGGAGAGTTACAGATCACAGTTTTCAGATTTACATTGTCAAAAGCGCATGCATTGCTTCTATGCTTTGCTGATTTATGAGGAACTGAGAATCATTTAGAATCTTTGACCGATGAGATTTTCACTCTCTGTGGGTTTGTTGTATAAACTTCTATGCTATGCTGCATTAATATGTTTAAGTATATTCACTTCTATAGTTCAAGGATTTCATTGACATTCTGAAATGACCTTTCCAAGTCTTACACCAGTTTGGTTGGATTAAGATTCTGTTTTCATGTATAGTTGGATGGGGGAGGTGTTGCAAGTGGAGGTCTTCGAGAACTAATACCTTGCATTGCAAGGACCGCAGTTGCCGTTGGAGTGGATGGGATCTTCATGGAGGTATAGAGAATAGCCTATGCCAATTACAATTTAGTAGTACTTTATAAAAGAAGGTATTTTAGAGTAAAATTTCAGCTATATAATTATGGCTTGCAATTCCAAGATCTTCCATTCAAAGAGTATCTTTATCTGTTTAGTTTTGTCTATTGCTGAGCTTCTAAAAGCTTTCTTGGGCTTTCAGGTGCATGATGATCCACTGAATGCTCCTGTTGATGGACCAACACAGTGGGTGAGTTGTTGCTTACCGCAGTTATTCAGATTAATACACATAATTTCCTCAATATTTCCTTTCCTTTGGATGGTccctgtattttttttttcaactaggGCACTTAACTATGTTCAATATTATCTTATGTGACAGCCTTTGCGCCATTTGAAGGAGCTACTTGAGGAGCTTGTAGCTATTGCTGTAAGTTGTTACTTGAAATTTATGATTCTAAGTCGCATGATATAACCTCTAAATAGGCAATTGGGAAGAGTCTTTATATCCCTATGGCCTAGGAAATATCTTATTGTAAATATATGAAATCTTGTTTGTTATTAAACATCTTACCGACAAAGATGATAGTAAATACTCTTTTAGTATAAATTTCCAACTCATACTATTCTGTTCTGTGATTGGGAGGTTGGTTGATGAGATTGGTACGTCAAGAAGGTTAGGGTTCTAGTTATGAGATCAACAGTGATTGACCAATAAGAAAACGAAGGGTTGATAATGAATCTACTTTTGATTAAGTTAGATTTCAACAAGCTGAATTTGTTACTCTCTTCAGTGAATCCTAAGTTAGTCTTGGAGATCAGAAGATTGTTACACATAATTAAAAGGATTGAGCTTCTCTGTTTTCTATcggtataaaaatttaatggacTCATGGGATTGGTCTTTATTCCATATTAGAAtatgtttcaaaataaactcctttgagttcaattttttaaagagATATACTACTTACTGGCAAATTCAACTTCCTCTCGGAAAGGCTTTAATCTCTTGAATTTGGATGTGATGAAAAATCAGAGTTCCTAGTTCAGTTGAtgtatatttcatatatatgaaaaaaaggaGTACATTATAAGGAAAATTTTTATCTTGTAACACTCAACCCTTTGTACCCTGTGTTGGTACGTAAGGAGAGGTGGTGGAACAATGTCAAACTATTTT
This region of Vigna unguiculata cultivar IT97K-499-35 chromosome 5, ASM411807v1, whole genome shotgun sequence genomic DNA includes:
- the LOC114183413 gene encoding 2-dehydro-3-deoxyphosphooctonate aldolase, which codes for MDPSSLLFSHLKGADPFFLLAGPNVIESEDHILRMAKHVKSIATEVGIPLVFKSSFDKANRTSSKSFRGPGMVEGLKILEKVKIAYDIPIVTDVHETIQCEAVGRVADIIQIPAFLCRQTDLLVAAAKTGKIINIKKGQFCAPSVMANSAEKVRLAGNPNVMVCERGTMFGYNDLIVDPRNLEWMREANCPIVADITHSLQQPAGKKLDGGGVASGGLRELIPCIARTAVAVGVDGIFMEVHDDPLNAPVDGPTQWPLRHLKELLEELVAIAKVSKGKKQFKIDLTPFRE